The proteins below come from a single Chthoniobacterales bacterium genomic window:
- a CDS encoding efflux RND transporter permease subunit gives MKLTDLFVRRPVLALVINIAILIAGLQAIKGLAVRQYPRSDIAVVKIATAYVGANADLVRGFITTPLERSIASADGIDYIESTSAQGLSTITVHLKLNYDVNAALTQIQAKVAQVRNDLPPEAESSQITVELADNEIAAMYIGFASDTMNASQISDYLLRVVQPRITAIAGVQRADILGNRTFAMRIWLKADKMAALGISPTTVREALTANNYLSALGRTKGSMTAVNLVANTDLKTPEEFRDLIVKQSGNTVIRLGEIADVELGSENYDDAVRFDGQTATFMGVWVLPTANSLDVIRAVREALPAIRAGLPSGLRADVAYDSTVYIDSAIHDVVKTLTETLLIVIAVIFLFLGSVRAVIIPVIAIPISLVGACLLMAMFGFTLNLLTLLAIVLSVGLVVDDAIVVVENIERHLHEGQTPFNAAIYGARELLGPIIAMTITLVVVYTPVALQGGLTGALFREFAFTLAGAVVISGIVALTLSPMLGSKLLKAGASDRGFAGVVNRRFDSVRRLYSGLLTRAMNYRPAILLVWAVVSLLAVPFFMFSMTTLAPVEDQGVVFGIVQSPADATLEQTTLFAGKIYDVFKSFPEAASIFEIINPAMGFSGMVTKPWNERKRNTEAIQAAAAMEFSKVPGVRIIPITPAPLPGGAQFPVDFVIGSTAEPKVLLEVANKLVQKAFASGVFQFADADLKYDQPQAEVVFDRDKVRAQGINLSQVGADLSTMLGGNWVNRFSNSGLSYKVIPQIKRVDRLNTDQLGDIYVTGPQGKLVPLSTFATIETTAQPRSLNRFQQMNAVRIQGVIPPGVPLDSALKVLEDEVKNSLPAGYSIDYAGQSRQLRVEGSKFLPVLMLSFVLIYLVLAAQFESFRDPLIILFGSVPLALSGSLMFTFFGFTSINIYSQVGLITLVGLVAKNAILMVEFANHLQEQGLAKLQAIIEASTTRLRPILMTTAATIVGHFPLVIATGPGAGARNSIGIVLCTGMFIGTAFTLFVVPAIYMLVAKNRKKLAPEDDLQAALTPAPVH, from the coding sequence ATGAAGCTCACCGACCTGTTTGTGCGCCGGCCGGTGCTGGCCCTTGTCATCAACATTGCGATCCTCATTGCGGGATTGCAGGCCATCAAGGGCCTCGCGGTGCGCCAGTATCCGCGCAGCGACATCGCCGTCGTCAAGATTGCGACCGCCTACGTCGGCGCGAATGCCGACCTCGTTCGAGGCTTCATCACCACGCCGCTGGAGCGCTCCATCGCGAGCGCCGACGGCATCGATTACATCGAGAGCACCAGCGCGCAGGGCCTCAGCACGATCACCGTGCACCTGAAACTCAACTACGACGTCAACGCCGCGCTCACGCAGATCCAGGCGAAGGTCGCGCAGGTGCGAAACGACCTCCCGCCCGAGGCGGAGTCCTCCCAGATCACCGTCGAGCTCGCCGACAACGAGATCGCCGCGATGTATATCGGCTTTGCGTCCGACACGATGAACGCGAGCCAGATCAGCGATTATCTGCTCCGCGTCGTCCAGCCGCGCATCACCGCCATTGCCGGCGTCCAGCGCGCCGACATCCTCGGCAACCGCACCTTTGCGATGCGCATCTGGCTGAAGGCCGACAAGATGGCCGCGCTCGGCATTTCTCCCACCACCGTGCGCGAGGCGCTCACCGCGAACAACTACCTCTCCGCCCTCGGCCGCACGAAGGGCAGCATGACCGCCGTCAACCTTGTCGCGAATACCGACCTGAAGACGCCCGAGGAATTCCGCGACCTCATCGTCAAGCAGTCCGGCAACACCGTCATCCGCCTCGGCGAGATCGCCGACGTCGAACTCGGCAGCGAGAATTACGACGACGCCGTGCGCTTCGACGGCCAGACCGCCACCTTCATGGGCGTCTGGGTGCTCCCGACCGCGAACTCCCTCGACGTCATCCGGGCCGTCCGCGAGGCCCTGCCTGCCATTCGAGCCGGTCTGCCCTCCGGCCTCCGCGCCGACGTCGCCTACGACTCCACGGTCTACATCGACAGCGCGATTCACGACGTCGTCAAGACCCTCACCGAGACGCTTCTTATCGTCATCGCGGTCATCTTCCTGTTCCTCGGCTCCGTCCGCGCCGTCATCATTCCCGTCATCGCCATCCCGATTTCCCTCGTGGGCGCCTGCCTGCTGATGGCGATGTTCGGCTTCACGCTGAACCTCCTCACGCTCCTCGCGATCGTGCTCTCCGTCGGTCTCGTCGTGGACGACGCCATCGTCGTCGTGGAGAACATCGAGCGCCACCTCCACGAGGGGCAGACGCCGTTCAATGCCGCGATCTACGGCGCCCGCGAGTTGCTCGGCCCGATCATTGCGATGACGATCACCCTCGTGGTCGTCTACACGCCCGTCGCGCTGCAGGGCGGCCTCACCGGCGCGCTCTTCCGCGAGTTCGCCTTCACGCTGGCCGGCGCCGTCGTCATCTCCGGTATCGTCGCGCTCACGCTCTCGCCGATGCTCGGGTCGAAGCTCCTCAAGGCCGGCGCGAGCGACCGTGGGTTCGCCGGCGTCGTGAATCGCCGGTTCGACAGCGTCCGCCGCCTCTACTCCGGGCTCCTCACCCGCGCGATGAACTACCGCCCGGCCATCCTGCTCGTCTGGGCCGTCGTCTCGCTGCTTGCCGTCCCGTTCTTCATGTTCTCGATGACCACGCTCGCCCCCGTCGAGGACCAGGGCGTCGTCTTCGGCATCGTGCAAAGCCCCGCCGACGCCACGCTCGAGCAGACCACGCTCTTTGCCGGCAAGATCTACGACGTCTTCAAGAGCTTCCCCGAGGCCGCCAGCATCTTCGAGATCATCAATCCCGCCATGGGCTTCAGCGGCATGGTGACGAAGCCGTGGAACGAGCGAAAACGCAATACCGAGGCCATCCAGGCCGCCGCCGCGATGGAGTTCAGCAAGGTCCCCGGCGTCCGCATCATTCCCATCACGCCCGCCCCGCTGCCCGGCGGCGCGCAGTTCCCCGTCGACTTCGTCATCGGCTCCACCGCCGAGCCCAAGGTCCTGCTCGAGGTCGCGAACAAGCTCGTCCAGAAGGCCTTCGCCAGCGGTGTCTTCCAGTTCGCCGACGCCGATCTGAAATACGACCAGCCCCAGGCCGAGGTCGTCTTCGACCGCGACAAGGTCCGCGCCCAAGGCATCAATCTCTCCCAGGTCGGCGCCGACCTCTCCACCATGCTCGGCGGCAACTGGGTGAACCGCTTCAGTAACTCTGGCCTCAGCTACAAGGTCATCCCGCAGATCAAGCGCGTTGATCGCCTGAATACCGACCAACTCGGCGACATCTACGTCACCGGTCCGCAGGGCAAGCTCGTCCCGCTCTCCACCTTTGCCACCATCGAGACCACCGCCCAGCCGCGCTCGCTCAACCGCTTCCAACAGATGAATGCCGTCCGCATCCAGGGCGTCATCCCGCCCGGCGTCCCGCTCGACAGCGCGCTCAAGGTTCTCGAGGACGAAGTGAAGAACAGCCTGCCAGCCGGCTACAGCATCGACTACGCCGGCCAGTCGCGGCAGCTCCGCGTCGAGGGCAGCAAATTCCTGCCCGTCCTCATGCTCAGTTTCGTGCTCATCTACCTCGTGCTCGCCGCGCAGTTCGAGAGCTTCCGCGACCCGCTCATCATCCTCTTCGGCAGCGTCCCGCTCGCGCTTTCGGGATCGCTGATGTTCACCTTCTTCGGCTTCACCTCGATCAACATCTACAGCCAGGTCGGCCTCATCACCCTCGTCGGCCTCGTCGCCAAGAACGCCATCCTCATGGTGGAATTCGCGAACCACCTTCAGGAGCAGGGCCTCGCCAAGCTCCAGGCCATCATCGAGGCCAGCACCACCCGCCTCCGCCCGATTCTCATGACCACGGCGGCCACCATCGTCGGCCACTTCCCGCTCGTCATTGCGACGGGCCCCGGCGCCGGCGCGCGGAATTCCATCGGCATCGTGCTCTGCACCGGCATGTTCATCGGCACCGCCTTCACGCTGTTCGTCGTCCCCGCGATCTACATGCTCGTGGCCAAGAACCGCAAAAAACTGGCCCCCGAGGACGACCTCCAGGCCGCCCTCACCCCCGCCCCCGTTCACTGA
- a CDS encoding MarR family transcriptional regulator — MNELPRHSSLLEAAKSQPEFDSAACDLFLTALRTGEAVSEVEGRYLAEHGITPGRFAVMLLLGIDESITRKPSELAEMIGVTRATMTGLLDTLERDNFVGRAIDPTDRRSMRVESTPACRELLKKVLPGYFRLVSAIPATLTEEERAEFIRISRKLQDGLHLAETKFVHQAIVGQAVAPATAAYAQA; from the coding sequence ATGAACGAATTACCTCGTCACAGCTCCCTTCTCGAAGCCGCCAAGTCCCAGCCGGAATTTGATTCGGCAGCTTGCGATCTTTTCCTTACCGCCCTTCGCACGGGCGAGGCGGTGTCCGAGGTCGAAGGCCGTTATCTCGCGGAGCATGGCATCACTCCCGGCCGTTTTGCCGTGATGTTGCTCCTGGGCATCGACGAAAGCATCACCCGCAAGCCCTCCGAGCTCGCCGAAATGATCGGCGTGACCCGCGCGACGATGACTGGCCTGCTCGACACCCTCGAGCGTGACAATTTCGTCGGCCGCGCCATCGATCCGACCGACCGCCGCTCGATGCGTGTCGAGAGCACGCCCGCCTGCCGCGAGCTGCTCAAGAAGGTGCTGCCCGGTTATTTCCGCCTCGTCTCCGCGATTCCCGCGACTCTCACGGAGGAAGAGCGCGCCGAGTTCATCCGCATCAGCCGCAAACTCCAGGATGGCCTGCACCTCGCGGAAACGAAGTTTGTGCACCAGGCGATCGTTGGCCAGGCCGTCGCGCCGGCTACCGCGGCGTATGCCCAAGCCTAG
- a CDS encoding H-type lectin domain-containing protein has translation MTSSIVPWKTASSAFSLGVNSEGWNLATTSNDDVSPRTFVTEVTFAEPFTGAPLVQASLAGFDIDQRDSARVSVAVTQVTPTGFTLAVTTWRETRVYGVEITWLALGH, from the coding sequence ATGACTTCCTCAATCGTTCCCTGGAAAACCGCGTCGTCCGCCTTCAGCCTTGGAGTGAACTCCGAGGGCTGGAATCTGGCCACCACCTCGAACGACGACGTGTCCCCGCGGACGTTCGTCACCGAAGTGACGTTTGCCGAGCCCTTCACCGGCGCGCCGCTGGTGCAGGCCTCGCTCGCGGGCTTCGACATCGACCAGCGCGACAGCGCCCGCGTGAGCGTGGCCGTCACGCAGGTCACACCCACCGGCTTCACCCTCGCGGTGACGACCTGGCGCGAAACGCGGGTCTACGGTGTCGAGATCACCTGGCTCGCCCTCGGCCACTAA
- a CDS encoding DUF1697 domain-containing protein: protein MTGIALLRGINVSGHRPVPMARLREVLESAGLGAVRTYLQSGNVVFTAIGKPDKSRRLIEAAIERDFGFPVPVILRDAAEWEKILAANPFFGKPGVDPEALYVTFLDAPPPAVALRKLDDLPDSPDAFQRIGNEIHLHCPGGYGRTKLSNAAFERKLGVGATTRNWKTVNALAAMAAEGAA from the coding sequence ATGACGGGAATCGCCCTGCTGCGAGGCATCAATGTAAGCGGTCACCGGCCGGTGCCGATGGCTCGCCTGCGCGAAGTGCTCGAATCCGCCGGCTTGGGCGCGGTCCGCACGTATTTGCAAAGCGGGAACGTCGTTTTTACCGCCATCGGGAAACCCGACAAATCGAGACGGCTGATCGAAGCGGCGATCGAGCGCGATTTCGGCTTCCCGGTGCCGGTGATTCTCCGCGACGCCGCGGAGTGGGAGAAAATCCTCGCCGCCAATCCCTTCTTCGGGAAACCCGGCGTCGATCCTGAGGCCCTCTACGTGACCTTCCTCGACGCGCCGCCGCCCGCCGTCGCCTTGCGGAAGCTGGATGACCTCCCGGATTCGCCGGATGCGTTTCAGCGAATCGGAAACGAGATCCACCTGCACTGTCCCGGAGGCTATGGTCGCACGAAGCTGTCGAATGCCGCGTTCGAGCGAAAACTCGGTGTCGGGGCGACCACGCGAAATTGGAAAACGGTGAATGCCCTCGCGGCGATGGCGGCGGAGGGGGCGGCGTGA
- a CDS encoding YdeI/OmpD-associated family protein: MTEEILSFATPAELRKWHETHHARPEGFWLRLFKKGSGEKSVSYAEALDEALCHGWIDGQKKSFDADSWLQKFTPRRPRSGWSRVNTGHAERLIAAGRMSPAGLAQVDAAKADGRWAAAYDSPRNAVPPADFLAALEGEPKARAFFATLNRANIYAIVYRLQTAKRPETRNRRLTAIVEMLARGEKFH; this comes from the coding sequence GTGACAGAGGAGATCCTGAGTTTCGCGACGCCGGCGGAGCTGCGGAAATGGCACGAAACTCATCATGCGCGGCCCGAGGGCTTCTGGCTGCGTCTTTTCAAGAAAGGCTCCGGCGAAAAATCGGTCTCGTATGCCGAGGCGCTCGACGAGGCGCTGTGCCATGGCTGGATCGACGGGCAGAAAAAGAGCTTCGATGCAGATTCCTGGCTGCAGAAATTTACGCCGCGTCGCCCGCGCAGCGGATGGTCACGGGTCAACACCGGCCATGCGGAGCGATTGATCGCCGCGGGCCGGATGAGTCCCGCCGGATTGGCGCAAGTGGATGCGGCAAAGGCTGATGGCCGCTGGGCCGCTGCCTACGATTCGCCGCGAAACGCCGTCCCGCCCGCGGACTTCCTTGCCGCGCTGGAAGGGGAGCCGAAAGCCAGGGCCTTCTTCGCCACTCTCAACCGCGCCAATATCTACGCGATCGTCTATCGCCTGCAGACGGCAAAACGCCCCGAAACGCGGAATCGGCGGCTCACGGCGATCGTCGAAATGCTCGCCCGAGGTGAAAAATTTCATTAG
- a CDS encoding efflux RND transporter periplasmic adaptor subunit, with the protein MPKPRTWLSLLIVGAVLAAVIGGLVLFKVAQFAKFANMKWTMPPTAVTSMKLVEEAWQPTLPAVGTVQAVQGVIVSTDLPGIVEKITFESGQQVKAGDPLVKLDTKQEEAQLNSAQARLALAKSNLERQQGLLQKRVSSQSDFDAAQAEYRQSEAAVAEMKATIERKVIRAPFTGVLGIREVNLGQYLQSGNAVVPLQSLDPIYVNFSLPQQKLQDLTVGRDVKVKADGLPGQSFTGRITSVNSIVDEATRNVMVQATLENPGQILRPGMFVNAEVMLPAREKVIAVPVTAINYAPYGDSVFVIESMKDEKDGHSYDGVRQQIVSLGAQRGDQVSVVKGLKAGEEVVTTGGFKLMPKAAVERSNATQPANSAAPTPADS; encoded by the coding sequence ATGCCCAAGCCTAGGACCTGGCTCTCTCTCCTGATTGTCGGCGCCGTCCTGGCGGCGGTGATCGGGGGGTTGGTTCTCTTCAAGGTTGCTCAGTTCGCGAAATTCGCGAACATGAAATGGACGATGCCGCCGACAGCGGTGACGTCCATGAAACTTGTCGAGGAGGCGTGGCAGCCGACGCTGCCCGCCGTGGGCACGGTGCAGGCCGTGCAGGGCGTGATCGTCAGCACGGATCTCCCCGGCATTGTCGAAAAGATCACTTTCGAATCCGGCCAGCAGGTCAAGGCGGGCGATCCCCTCGTCAAACTCGACACGAAGCAGGAGGAAGCCCAGCTCAACTCCGCGCAGGCTCGCCTGGCGCTGGCGAAGTCGAATCTCGAGCGCCAGCAGGGCCTGCTCCAGAAGCGCGTCTCGTCGCAGTCCGATTTCGACGCCGCGCAGGCGGAGTATCGTCAGTCCGAGGCCGCCGTTGCCGAGATGAAGGCGACGATCGAGCGCAAGGTCATCCGCGCTCCCTTTACCGGGGTGCTCGGCATTCGCGAGGTCAATCTTGGCCAGTATCTCCAGAGTGGAAACGCCGTCGTTCCGCTCCAGTCGCTCGACCCGATCTACGTGAACTTCTCGCTGCCGCAGCAGAAATTGCAGGATCTTACGGTTGGCCGCGATGTGAAGGTGAAGGCCGACGGCCTGCCCGGCCAGTCGTTCACGGGTCGGATCACCTCGGTGAATTCCATCGTCGACGAGGCCACCCGCAACGTCATGGTGCAGGCCACCCTCGAGAATCCCGGCCAGATCCTGCGCCCGGGCATGTTCGTCAATGCCGAGGTCATGCTGCCGGCCAGGGAGAAGGTCATCGCGGTGCCCGTCACGGCGATCAATTACGCGCCCTACGGCGATTCGGTCTTCGTGATCGAGAGCATGAAGGACGAAAAGGACGGCCACTCCTACGACGGCGTGCGCCAGCAGATTGTCTCCCTCGGCGCCCAGCGCGGCGACCAGGTTTCCGTCGTGAAGGGATTGAAGGCCGGCGAAGAAGTCGTCACGACCGGTGGTTTCAAACTCATGCCGAAGGCCGCCGTCGAACGCAGCAACGCCACGCAGCCGGCGAATTCCGCCGCCCCCACGCCCGCCGATAGTTAG